One segment of Roseofilum casamattae BLCC-M143 DNA contains the following:
- the carA gene encoding glutamine-hydrolyzing carbamoyl-phosphate synthase small subunit, whose translation MPFKDDRNALLVLADGTAYHGWSFGASGTTLGEVVFNTGMTGYQEVLTDPSYCGQIVTFTYPELGNTGVNPDDEESDRPYVKGAIARNICEVPSNWRSTQSLPDYLQHHNIIGIYGIDTRALTRKLRGFGSMNGAISTEILDPVQLLEQVQAAPKMSGLNLVKEVTTSTTYEWSESTPEVWEFNPTEVKPNTNSYTVVAIDFGVKRNILRRLTSYGCRVIVVPANTPTAEILKHNPDGIFLSNGPGDPSAVTEGIRTAKELLDAGKPMFGICMGHQILGLSLGAETYKLKFGHRGLNQPAGLSQNVEITSQNHGFAISGDSLHPQVEVTHLNLNDRTIAGLRHKELPIFSVQYHPEASPGPHDADYLFENFVKAMENARAA comes from the coding sequence ATGCCCTTCAAAGACGATCGCAATGCCCTCCTTGTCCTAGCTGATGGCACAGCTTATCACGGTTGGTCTTTCGGTGCTTCTGGCACGACCTTGGGAGAAGTCGTGTTCAACACGGGAATGACCGGCTATCAAGAAGTACTCACCGACCCCAGCTACTGCGGCCAAATTGTAACATTCACTTATCCCGAATTAGGCAATACCGGAGTTAACCCAGACGACGAAGAATCCGATCGCCCTTACGTCAAAGGTGCCATCGCCCGAAATATATGCGAAGTGCCGAGTAACTGGCGATCGACCCAATCCCTACCCGATTACCTACAACACCATAACATTATCGGCATTTACGGCATTGACACCCGCGCCCTCACCCGCAAACTCCGAGGTTTTGGCTCCATGAATGGCGCCATTTCCACCGAAATTCTCGATCCGGTTCAACTGCTGGAACAAGTCCAAGCTGCTCCGAAGATGAGCGGTCTCAACCTCGTCAAAGAAGTCACCACTTCCACCACCTATGAATGGTCGGAATCTACCCCCGAGGTTTGGGAATTTAATCCTACAGAAGTTAAACCCAACACCAACTCCTATACCGTGGTTGCCATCGACTTTGGCGTCAAACGCAACATTCTGCGGCGCTTGACGAGTTACGGCTGCCGAGTTATCGTCGTTCCCGCCAATACCCCCACTGCCGAAATCCTTAAGCACAATCCCGACGGTATCTTCCTCTCCAACGGTCCCGGCGACCCTTCCGCAGTCACCGAAGGCATTCGCACCGCCAAAGAACTGCTCGATGCAGGCAAACCCATGTTCGGCATTTGCATGGGCCATCAAATCCTCGGCTTATCTCTAGGTGCCGAAACCTACAAACTTAAATTCGGCCATCGCGGTCTCAACCAACCTGCCGGTCTATCGCAAAATGTAGAAATCACCAGTCAAAACCACGGATTTGCCATTAGTGGAGACTCTCTGCACCCCCAAGTCGAGGTGACTCACCTCAACCTGAACGATCGAACCATTGCCGGTTTGCGTCATAAAGAGCTGCCCATTTTCTCCGTTCAATATCACCCAGAAGCCAGCCCCGGTCCTCACGATGCCGATTACCTATTTGAGAACTTTGTCAAAGCAATGGAGAATGCGCGCGCGGCTTGA
- the proB gene encoding glutamate 5-kinase, with amino-acid sequence MSLTLVIKIGTSSLTNPETGNLALSTVALLVEVLSTLRQQGYRVILVSSGAVGVGCTRLQRKERPRDIALKQAIAAVGQGRLMRMYDDLFSILKQPIAQVLLTRRDLQERVSYLNAYDAFQELFDLGVIPIVNENDTVAVDELTRKFGDNDALAALVASLVEADWLFLLTDVDRLYSADPRTDPDAEPIARVRNPAELTDVEVTNNSAWGTGGMSSKISAARIATGSGVRTVITQGKYPNYIHQILEGKPIGTQFDPAPRTLNARKRWIANGLIPTGKILLDPGAVGAICDRGKSLLAVGISGISGRFQASDAIMLCDREGNEVARGIVNYASDELTLIKGHRSDEIEAILGYEGSDTVVHRDNLVLS; translated from the coding sequence ATGAGCCTCACCCTCGTCATTAAAATTGGTACGTCTAGCTTGACTAACCCAGAAACTGGCAATCTTGCTCTGTCTACGGTTGCTCTTTTAGTTGAAGTTCTCAGCACTCTGCGCCAGCAAGGATACCGAGTTATTTTGGTCTCTTCTGGAGCAGTTGGTGTTGGATGCACCCGCTTGCAACGCAAAGAACGCCCTCGGGATATTGCTTTGAAACAGGCGATCGCTGCTGTCGGTCAAGGCAGGCTCATGCGGATGTATGACGATCTGTTCTCAATTCTAAAGCAACCTATCGCGCAAGTCTTGCTGACTCGGCGGGATCTGCAAGAGCGGGTCTCGTATTTAAATGCTTACGATGCGTTTCAAGAATTGTTCGATCTGGGAGTCATTCCCATTGTCAATGAAAATGATACGGTTGCCGTAGACGAGCTGACGCGAAAATTTGGGGATAATGACGCTCTGGCTGCTCTAGTCGCGAGTTTAGTCGAAGCGGACTGGCTTTTTTTGCTTACGGATGTCGATCGCCTTTATTCTGCCGATCCGCGCACCGATCCCGATGCGGAACCCATCGCCCGCGTCCGCAACCCGGCCGAACTCACTGATGTTGAAGTCACCAATAACTCAGCGTGGGGAACTGGCGGGATGAGTAGCAAAATTTCTGCCGCTCGTATTGCAACTGGCTCTGGGGTACGTACCGTAATTACGCAAGGAAAATATCCGAACTACATTCACCAGATCTTGGAAGGCAAACCCATTGGGACTCAGTTCGATCCGGCACCGCGTACCCTTAATGCTCGAAAGCGCTGGATTGCGAACGGGTTGATTCCTACGGGGAAAATCTTGCTCGATCCGGGAGCCGTTGGCGCGATTTGCGATCGCGGTAAATCCTTGCTAGCAGTCGGAATTAGCGGCATTTCCGGACGCTTTCAAGCTTCGGACGCAATTATGTTGTGCGATCGCGAGGGAAATGAAGTTGCTAGAGGAATTGTCAATTATGCCAGCGACGAGCTAACTTTAATTAAAGGCCATCGTTCCGATGAAATTGAAGCGATTTTAGGATATGAAGGTTCCGATACTGTCGTTCATCGCGATAATTTAGTTTTGAGCTAG
- a CDS encoding nitrate reductase associated protein: MTAISNSERYFFQFETDFVRDLRCIPMQVRMKLDTCGVKLKLVHWHQFTLEEREQAITLPCQTVEECQTYRQMLRDLVRARSGEFPKDLPVDPHPLWLDESSIPEVVCEKAESMKVSLTLEQWVNLSPSQRFALLKLSRPSHENHNFLPALREFKLLP; this comes from the coding sequence ATGACTGCTATCTCCAATTCAGAGCGCTATTTTTTTCAGTTTGAAACTGATTTTGTGCGAGATCTGCGATGCATTCCCATGCAGGTGCGGATGAAATTAGATACCTGTGGGGTGAAGTTGAAATTGGTTCATTGGCATCAGTTTACGTTGGAGGAGCGCGAACAGGCGATTACGTTACCCTGCCAAACTGTAGAAGAATGCCAAACCTATCGGCAAATGCTGCGAGATTTAGTCCGGGCCAGATCGGGGGAGTTTCCCAAAGATTTGCCGGTCGATCCCCATCCGTTATGGCTGGATGAAAGTTCTATCCCTGAAGTCGTGTGCGAGAAAGCCGAGAGTATGAAAGTCTCTTTAACCTTAGAGCAATGGGTTAATCTTTCCCCCAGTCAGCGGTTTGCTCTACTGAAACTCAGCCGTCCCAGTCACGAAAACCATAATTTTTTACCGGCACTGCGAGAATTTAAGCTTTTGCCATGA
- a CDS encoding Mini-ribonuclease 3, producing the protein MLVFDPRSLVSGSATDLQRLSPAALAYIGDAVYELYIRTYYLMPPKRSGLYHQAVVGQVRAERQAEHLQTLIPYLNEQELDILKRGRNSATRSPKRLDRQIYQQATSLETLIGYLYLRDPCRLTHLLGYLILDE; encoded by the coding sequence ATGCTGGTGTTCGATCCGCGATCGCTAGTTTCGGGTTCCGCGACCGATTTGCAGCGGTTGTCGCCAGCCGCCTTAGCTTATATTGGCGATGCGGTTTACGAACTCTATATCCGCACCTATTACCTCATGCCGCCCAAACGCTCTGGGTTGTATCATCAAGCAGTGGTGGGACAAGTGAGAGCCGAGCGCCAAGCCGAACACCTACAAACCTTAATACCCTATTTAAACGAGCAGGAGTTAGATATCCTTAAGCGAGGACGAAACAGTGCCACTCGTTCTCCCAAGCGCTTAGACCGCCAGATTTATCAACAGGCCACCAGTTTAGAAACCTTAATTGGCTATCTCTACTTAAGAGATCCCTGCCGACTTACTCACCTGTTAGGTTACTTAATCTTAGATGAGTAG
- a CDS encoding DUF1816 domain-containing protein, with amino-acid sequence MNNFKDLLVTTQNLLGFAYWIEVTTEIPACTYYFGPFQTQQEAEAAQGGYEEDLKAEAAQGIHSRIEQCKPKFLTSPEEVGEMTGQQTPFYSSLL; translated from the coding sequence ATGAACAACTTCAAAGATTTGCTAGTAACCACTCAAAACCTTCTCGGTTTTGCGTACTGGATCGAAGTAACCACTGAAATCCCAGCATGTACTTACTATTTTGGCCCGTTCCAAACCCAACAAGAAGCAGAAGCCGCTCAAGGCGGTTATGAGGAAGACTTAAAAGCAGAAGCTGCTCAAGGAATTCACAGCAGGATCGAGCAATGCAAACCCAAGTTTCTCACGAGTCCGGAAGAGGTGGGGGAGATGACAGGTCAGCAGACTCCCTTCTATAGCAGTTTATTGTAA
- the rlmB gene encoding 23S rRNA (guanosine(2251)-2'-O)-methyltransferase RlmB, producing the protein MAATHSPKPHLRRNSEGRKFPRAKGKPKLAIKRQEGKPPLTPKERSSPNLEEDTNPDLIYGLHPVLAVLKGERHINRVWVTSKIRYDSRFHQLLAQAKTKGTAIDEVEYRRLDYMTGRGNHQGIVIQVAPYEYVEFSDLIERAKAATDSPVLVIADGITDPHNLGAMIRTAEAVGAQGLAIPQRRAVGITSTVVKVAAGSLESFPVSRVVNLGRALEELKAAGFWIYGTVAESGEPIHTVSFTGAIALVIGSEGHGLNLLTQRHCDVLISIPLQGKTPSLNASVATGMSLYEIYRQRAIAPLDLSASSVAPARLPK; encoded by the coding sequence ATGGCAGCTACCCACTCTCCTAAACCCCACCTCCGTCGAAATTCCGAAGGTCGGAAATTTCCCCGTGCTAAGGGCAAACCCAAACTGGCGATAAAACGGCAGGAAGGCAAGCCTCCCTTAACACCAAAAGAGCGATCGTCGCCCAATCTTGAAGAAGACACCAATCCCGACCTCATCTACGGCCTCCATCCGGTTCTGGCCGTGCTGAAAGGGGAGCGGCACATTAACCGGGTTTGGGTGACCTCGAAAATTCGCTACGACTCTCGGTTCCATCAGTTACTCGCCCAAGCGAAAACGAAAGGAACAGCCATTGATGAGGTAGAGTATCGGCGACTGGACTACATGACCGGTCGGGGCAATCATCAAGGGATTGTCATTCAAGTGGCTCCCTACGAGTATGTGGAGTTTTCCGACTTAATCGAACGCGCCAAAGCAGCTACCGACTCTCCCGTGTTAGTCATTGCTGACGGCATTACCGATCCCCACAATTTGGGAGCCATGATTCGTACGGCAGAAGCTGTAGGCGCTCAAGGTTTGGCGATCCCACAACGGCGAGCCGTGGGGATCACTTCAACGGTCGTGAAAGTCGCTGCCGGATCTTTAGAATCTTTTCCGGTTTCTAGGGTTGTCAATTTGGGTCGCGCTTTGGAAGAATTAAAAGCGGCTGGATTTTGGATCTATGGCACCGTTGCGGAATCGGGAGAGCCAATTCATACCGTTAGCTTTACCGGAGCGATCGCTCTCGTCATCGGTTCAGAAGGCCATGGACTGAACTTGCTCACTCAACGTCACTGCGATGTCCTTATCTCTATTCCCCTACAAGGAAAAACTCCGAGTCTTAATGCTTCCGTCGCCACCGGAATGAGCCTTTACGAAATTTACCGACAGCGAGCGATCGCCCCCTTGGATTTGTCAGCATCCTCAGTGGCACCAGCCAGATTGCCAAAATAA
- a CDS encoding alpha/beta fold hydrolase, with product MTLSLYVESKGQGFPILCLHGHPGSSESLSVFTDRLCDRFHTLAPDLRGYGSSRVQHEFALTDHLDDLEAVLDRFQIDRCFILGWSLGGILALELTLRFPQRVEGLILVATAARPRGNHPPVSWSDYLYTGAAALMNAVRPGWRWNIEQFGRRSLFRYLIQQHTPQAYRYLAREGVQAYLATSARANRALNRALKQRYSRLGALQQIQCPSLMLAGSLDCHITAESSRETAELLPDCQYYCYPETAHLFPWEIPEQVLSDVDRWLDSLPSSHNRES from the coding sequence ATGACCTTATCTCTGTACGTGGAATCCAAAGGTCAGGGTTTCCCCATATTATGCTTGCACGGCCATCCGGGAAGTAGCGAATCGCTTTCTGTCTTCACCGATCGTTTATGCGATCGCTTCCACACATTAGCTCCCGATCTGCGAGGATACGGTAGCTCGCGAGTCCAGCACGAGTTTGCCTTAACCGACCATCTCGATGACTTAGAAGCCGTTCTCGATCGCTTCCAGATTGACCGCTGTTTCATCTTAGGATGGTCTCTTGGCGGAATTCTCGCCTTAGAACTCACCTTGAGATTTCCTCAGCGAGTCGAGGGATTAATTCTCGTCGCAACAGCAGCTCGACCTCGGGGCAACCATCCTCCAGTCAGTTGGAGCGACTATCTCTATACTGGAGCTGCTGCTCTGATGAATGCTGTTCGGCCGGGATGGCGTTGGAATATCGAACAATTCGGCCGGCGATCGCTCTTTCGCTATTTAATCCAACAGCATACGCCCCAAGCTTATCGCTATTTAGCCCGAGAAGGAGTCCAAGCCTATTTGGCAACCTCAGCACGGGCCAATCGAGCTTTAAACCGAGCCTTAAAACAGCGCTACAGCCGTCTGGGGGCCCTGCAACAGATTCAGTGTCCTAGTTTGATGCTAGCGGGGTCTCTGGACTGCCATATCACCGCTGAGTCCAGCCGAGAAACTGCCGAGTTATTACCCGACTGTCAGTATTATTGTTATCCCGAAACGGCCCATCTCTTCCCCTGGGAAATCCCCGAGCAAGTGTTGTCCGATGTCGATCGCTGGCTAGACTCTTTACCCTCATCCCACAATAGGGAAAGCTAG
- a CDS encoding STAS domain-containing protein — protein sequence MTLTVSLRGTRDVRENVQIFRLTGLLDAFSEPAFRKEIGKCIDEGPKHIILDLSKIDFVDSSGLGALVQLVKKATTVEEGSLQVVANARVRQTVKLVRLESFLSVCNTIDEALKTLAK from the coding sequence CTGACCCTGACGGTTAGTTTAAGAGGCACTCGCGATGTCAGGGAGAATGTACAAATTTTTCGCCTCACGGGTTTATTAGATGCCTTTTCCGAACCTGCTTTTCGTAAGGAAATCGGTAAGTGCATTGATGAAGGCCCGAAACATATTATTTTAGACCTGTCCAAAATTGATTTTGTGGACAGCTCCGGCTTAGGTGCTTTAGTCCAATTGGTGAAAAAAGCCACGACAGTTGAAGAAGGAAGTTTGCAAGTCGTGGCTAATGCCCGCGTCCGACAGACAGTGAAACTCGTACGCCTGGAAAGTTTTCTCTCAGTGTGCAACACCATTGACGAAGCTTTAAAAACTCTGGCGAAATGA
- a CDS encoding retropepsin-like aspartic protease family protein produces MMRLVGWSSVVGSMAGLAIAATGCAVEQQPAPQELAEPSLESQLAAPQTSSQPAPEQNYQNVLQQALDKAYSAASLAQSARSGEDWELVANRWKRAIALLKQIPGDRSQYPLAQEKIVEYQQNLTYAQTQAKTAAASVPEVPAAILIKPVAKVPPKSPAPVRPRTDGVFRTKIKRREGGTPVIDVRFNESQTFEMIVDTGATGIVVTQAMAQSLNIPIVGSAIMDTASEKGITVPVGWIESVAVDGLVARDLPVIIAGAQLEIGLLGQDFFGDYDLTIRQDSIEFQQR; encoded by the coding sequence ATGATGCGGTTAGTTGGATGGTCTAGTGTAGTGGGGTCGATGGCGGGGTTAGCGATCGCCGCAACCGGGTGTGCCGTGGAGCAACAGCCGGCACCCCAGGAGTTGGCAGAACCTTCGTTGGAGAGCCAATTAGCTGCTCCGCAAACATCGTCCCAGCCGGCTCCAGAGCAAAATTATCAAAATGTCTTACAACAGGCTCTTGATAAGGCATACAGCGCGGCTAGTTTGGCTCAATCGGCTCGGTCTGGGGAGGATTGGGAGTTGGTGGCCAATCGTTGGAAAAGGGCGATCGCATTGCTGAAGCAAATTCCGGGCGATCGCAGCCAATATCCATTGGCTCAAGAGAAAATTGTTGAATATCAGCAAAACTTGACATATGCCCAAACTCAGGCGAAAACGGCGGCTGCTTCCGTTCCAGAAGTACCGGCGGCGATTTTGATTAAGCCCGTAGCGAAAGTGCCGCCGAAGTCCCCAGCTCCAGTACGGCCTCGTACGGATGGAGTCTTTCGGACCAAAATTAAACGGCGAGAGGGCGGGACGCCGGTGATTGATGTCCGGTTCAATGAGTCGCAAACCTTTGAGATGATTGTTGATACGGGAGCGACGGGTATTGTTGTGACGCAAGCTATGGCTCAGTCTCTCAATATTCCTATTGTTGGCTCGGCGATTATGGATACGGCTAGCGAAAAGGGGATTACAGTTCCTGTAGGATGGATTGAGTCGGTGGCGGTTGATGGGTTAGTCGCGCGGGATCTTCCGGTGATTATTGCTGGCGCGCAGTTAGAGATTGGGTTGCTCGGCCAGGATTTTTTTGGGGATTACGATTTGACGATTCGCCAAGATAGTATTGAGTTTCAACAGAGATAG